The Primulina eburnea isolate SZY01 chromosome 12, ASM2296580v1, whole genome shotgun sequence genome includes the window taggtatcttgtgagacggtcttacgaatctttatatgtgagatgggtcaaccctaccgatattcataataaaaagtaatattctaagcataaaagataatattttttcatggatgacccaaataagatatatgtatcacaaaatacgattcgtgagaccgtctcacacaagtttttgtctaattcCAAATATTCATTCATTAGTAATTCTGTAGTCACggaattttacaattttatataatttatcatcAGAATATGATAATTCACGTAAATCTTCTTTCTTTAATTAAAGTGTTCTTCTTCTGCTTGTTAATTTGTAATATTTTGAATCAACTCATTCGAGGTTAACTAATATTAAGAATGAGATTAgattaacaaaatatatataatattcacATCAAATTATCTTAGTTTATGATGAAGTCATCCAAATCTTTTTCTAAATTATCCATATTGATATCTCATGAATGAGTCTATCAAAATCAGGTTCAACCCGGATTTTAGACCCCCGGCTCATTCTTAGCCAAGGATGAAGGCTCATGACATACCTGAGTGCTCTCTTATAAATATCAAGTTTGAGTGTCTAATTCATTCATTCACTGTATTGATTCTTAGCCGCGTCCCTAGCTCCTCTCTCGTTTATTATTGATACTTGACTTGAGCATCGGAGGGGTTATTCCAGGACACCTTCTCGGTCCCCTTCTAACGGTATCTTTTGCGCTTTCAGGCCTAGAGTAAATTTGATGTCTGCATTCGTGTTAGTATCATCTGCTAGAATCGAACCCTATATTTTTAGTTAGTATCACATATAAATCTTAATTAGTCTTATTCGAACActaattcataaattaaataaagatcaaGTCATTTAGACTGAAAAAGAAATGTTTTAACTTTTACCGAAACAGAGGTCCAAATTGGTATTACGGGGAATTCAACCTATTTTAGCATCATTCAGCGCAATTTTATACAAGACTTTTACCTATTTACAGAGTTGGAATAAGTAAAAAAGATACTCTTTACAATAATAACTAATCAACTTTAACCCCTATGTCCGTGAAATAAATAGATTCCACGTACACTCATAATCAGACGAGTTGACTCGATTCatattttcaaagaaaaaaaaatattatttcatcaATCAGATCGGGTTGAAAGTCTGTCGAACAAAATTGACCTGTAAAACGGTTTCATTGAAGTTTTTTGTGTATCTAAAATACTTATCAAACCCTTACTATTGTTTCCACTTAACATTTGGTCATCAACCCAATGCAACGTATGCTCCTTGTATAATATCCATAGGTCAAATGTTGTACATGAAGTGCCATTGCGCAGGGGCGAATCTAGAATTTCGACATTGGGAGGGCCGCTTACAAAAGACAAACAAAAATTTAGAATGGAAAAGACAAAAATTATACGGATTATATTGAACAAAACATCAACCGTACGTTTCTTAACAAAGTATTTCTAACTAAATGGAATTCGACGTTCCTTAAagttttcaaaatcttcaatgATAGTATCAATACAAATATTTTTAGCAATTTCTCTTTCAATAAATATCATCAATGCATCCGAGAGAAAAGCATCCTCCATTTTGCTCCGAAGCCGAGTTTTGACGATATTCATAGCTGAGAATGATCGTTCTGTAGTAGCTGTAGAAACTGGAAGAGTCAACACAAGCACGATCACTCTAAAAACAAGGTCGTATATATCAGCTTTTTTAGTCTTCACCAACCATTGACACAACtcagaaagagttgaaagacTTTTGTAGTATAGCCCTATAACTACATTATGCTCATAATGCTTCAACTGCATCTCTAGTCGCTCTTTTTCGTCATTAGTAAAATCTTGTGGATAAAACTTTTCAACCAATTTGCATATATCCAGATATCTCAATGAGTCACATGCATTTTGAGGATTTAAGGCAGAACTAAGCATAAGTAACTCCACCGCATCTTCATTAAAACACACATTAATTTCTTGCATTTTTGAATCTATCGTAGCATAAAATAAGTCTACCCGATAATGATGCTCAATGGTGAAATTGCCTTGATGACGACGAGCTCTACCTCGCCTATCAACATATTGAGCACTAAAATCAGGAACATCAATATTACGAGCCACGCAAAAAGACTTCACTTTTTCAAGCAAATCATCCCATTTGTCATCCCTTAGCTCTTGAAGTAATTTTTTTGTAGATGACACTAGCTCCATTGCATTCAAAATGTCTTGAGACTTACGTTGCAATGTCTGACTAAGAACATCTGTGATCTCCATAATTTCTCTCATAAGATGCAAGATGAATACAAAATCAAATGAAGTCATTTCATCATAAACAGATGTTGCATCTGCTCGTTGGGAAGGAAGCCCATCTTCCATAACTTTGAGCAATACCGTACATGATGCACTAAACATCTTGATCAAGCTCGACACAGATCTAAAATGAGAACTCCAACGCGTGTCAGCTGCTCGTTGTAAagtgcacaactgattaagtccacgccctgtctcaagttcatTAATAGAAATCAAGTGAGCAATGTCATCTGTGTGAGCTTCCTTCATTTCATCATTACGCTTGTACGAAACACCAACAATATTAACTATGAAAGTTAATTTATCGAAAAACTGATGAATGAGAGTTACATTTTTTGCTGCTCCAACAAGAGCCAACTGCAGTCTATGGGCAAAGCAATGAACATAATAAGCCGACTTACAATCTTTCAAAATCAAAGCTTGCAATCCATTGAACTCACCCCTCATATTGCTAGCACCATCATAACCTTGACCTCTAATATTTTGAACATCCAAATTGTAATGTGCCAAAGAAGAATATATAGCATTCTTTAATGTCAAAGCTGTCGTATCTGACACATGAACAAGCCCAAAAAAACGTTCTTGTATGCATCCATCTTTGTCCACAAACCTCAACACTATAGACAATTGTTCTCTTTTCGACTCATCACGAGCTTCATCGACGACTATGCAATACTTGCTCCCTGCAATTTCTTCAcgaattatatttttcattcggATTGAGAACATGTGAAGTATTTGCTTTTGAATATCATGGCATGTGTACTTGGCATTTTTTGGGGCTTTCTCTATTGCACATGAAAGTTCATCATTATACAAGGCCACAATatcaagaaattcaagaaaatttccaCGATTAGATGAATTAGAGCTCTCATCATGACCTCGAAAAAGAACGCCTTGAAGTGCAAGCAACCGAACTACATGTATACCAACTTTCAACCGAAGACGATTTCTTGCAACTGTTTCTGAGCTAACTTTGTCGAAAAATCTTTGTATATGTCGAGGTTGGTTCATTAAATCATCACATGCCTTTTCTGCAATACGATGGGGTGATGATACATTATCTTTTCAATATGGCATTGGAAAGAACATGTTTTTCCACTTCGAACCTTCTTCCAATTATCAAATCCATCAACTGTAAATGCAGTTTGCTTCGGACATCCAGATGGCTTGTTAAAGATAAAGTATGGAAAGCAGAAAGCTTTATCTTTTGCTAGGGAATACTCTAACCAAGGAAAAAGCTCATACCAGGACGATTGAAACCTGCGAGGATGAAGACTGTTTTTGTTTAGTGGGTATTCTGAAAGTATTGGCCTTTCAGATTTAGATAAGCTCGACGAATTTCCTCTTGCTCATTGGGAGAGTATTCCCATATTTGTCGACGCAATCCTGGATCACGCTCTAACAAGTTAAGATCAACCCCGATATTTTCAACCTTTCTAAACTTTTGAGACTCAACCTCAGGTGGAAGATTATCATCCGAGGCTATGGACTGAGCTGTAGAGTTGGGTGAATCTAATTGATTTGGTATCTTCCTCTTAAAGAATTTATCAATTGTACCAGATTTTCCCATTTATGAAAAAAAACTACACCtgaaacaataaataaaatctgATCGTTTAAATCAACTAACATCATAACACAATAAAATCTCATAAATCAAACATGAATTCAATAATCCATAAGTTCAAGAGGATGTAGAATTACCTTCTTTCTGAAAATAAGTATGAGTACTGTCAATTATTTCCAGCAATAATTATCAAAAACGCAGCTGAATCCAGTTGTTACCTGACCCGGGACGGCGGCTCGCCGAAGAAGACGCCGGGGAGCTTTGCCGGTGACTGGAAATAGTGAGGAAATCAATCTGGAAACAGGTGGAACAAATTACAAACTAATTAATTACAGCAATAAAACAAAGagcaaaatattaaaagatggaaCAAACTAATTAATTACAGCAATACAGCCCACGAAGAACCAGATGGAAGATCACATCGACGAGCAAATCTACGAGATAAATACGAAACAATGTcagtacaaaataaaaaaaatcgataCTCCGAAAAAATTGATAAGAGTATAACAACTACCTGATATGGACGAAATCGTTTAAGAAAATGTTCGGCAAGGGCGGTATATATagaaaaatagcgacggttttattaagaaccgtcgctatataccGACGGTTTTGACAAGAACCGTCACCGATCttgatcggcgacggtttttgcaaacccgtcgctatattgcGACGGGTTTAACCAAACCGTCGCCGAAAACGATGGttttaacaaaccgtcgctatggtgtccgtttttttgtagtgatcAGGTTTCGAAATCGGGTGGAGCAATTGTTATAATTGGCTTTAGCCACTGAGATACATTGACGTATCTTTCATTTTGGGGGGgaccacatatatatatatatctgtttatatatttagtttaaaaaaaattaatatatactaaattttttttttaaattttttgggggggccgtggcctccgttcgccctacactaaatccgcACCTGCCATTGCGTCATGAGTGGTTGATTTATGACTCATAATATCACAATTAATGGTAATAAAGTCACGGGGACTCACAGTAAAAATGCAAAATATTAAAACCTGaaaataccaaagaaaaaaaaaaggagtaggtctcttgtgatacggtctcacgaatctttatctgtaagacgggtcaatcctaccaatattcacaataaaagaaatattactcttaacataaaaagtaatacctttcacagatgactcaaataagagatctgtctcacaaaatacgattcattaggccgtctcacacaagtttttaccaaaaAATAGAAGTTCTGGAAACAACACTATAAATCCGGATGTAAGGAATTATATCTATAcctacaatattttttttattatttaaaaaaattggagaaCTTGTTGATCTGAAAAATATAGATGTAGTGTTTTTATTTGGATTATATTTAAATACAATTTAACCAacctaaaaaaaatttgtaaccGCAAAGGGAAAAAAAGTCACGATTAGAAGTGGTCTTCAAAATTTCTCAAAAATGGGGTTAAGAAAGACTGAAAGAGAAATGTTGAAATTAGGGGGAAGACAGGGTGGGAAGATAAATGGGACATGgaagatttttttttgtttaaatatcAAAGTTGCCCCTTCTTAGTTAAGAATATGAAAAAACAAATGAACGATAATTGTTATATTTGGGTCAttcgtgaaaaaatattattttttatgtcaaaaatgttacttattattataaatatagacaCGATTAATCAATCTCGTTccaataaaaataatcattaatCATAAAATAGTAAGAGTACGAATGGTAAGATATATATTTGAAGACCTAAAACCAAAATTTGTCCAAGTCATGCCCAACTTATCTATCTCGACTTCAAAGATTCCTAAACTCACAAACcaacctattttttttttattttttatttttttaaaaaaaaagacaaaaaaaagTGGATATCGAtttatattaatttagtaaaCATAGGTATCAAATTCGGACTGTTCGGATTTGAACAACCAAcactatatattttttaatcctATCCACTGTAATAGTAAATATTTGGAAATGCAAATCCCAAAATTATCCAAAAAATCGAGTGGATATcgatttatattaataatttggGCTTTATTTacaagagtaggtcttttgtgagacggtctcacaaatctttatctgtgaaacgagtcaatcttaccgatattcacaataaaaagtaatactcttaatataataagtaataattttgaatggatgactcaaataaaagatttgtctcacaaaatacaactcgtgagaccgtcttatacaaatttttgtctatttATAAATCTTTTCACCAGAGAATTCACCATGTAATTTATTAATAGatttatatcatttttttttctatttaacaTATATAGTAATTATTTCGCATTAATTTATTATAGTTTGTTGTCCAAATATATAAACTGCATGAATTAAAAAATTCTCTTGCACGATTCAAAACAAAATCAACTGATCTTTTATACTTAAAAttccatatatttttttaaggggtaaaaagaattaaataatAAGTGCGAAATAAAGGGGCAGTAGGTTACGAGGTTGGAGATCATAGGAAACATCGACAAAGGAAACTTGCAAAAAAATAATTGGCATTCATTCAAACCCAGGTGTCCCTTATTTCGCCTCATTTCACTGCGTCGGCGCCTCTGCACCGTTCACTTGTCCCTTCTTCCTCTCTGCTTTACTCACACCACAGTACAGACCGCTACAACCCTGTTTCATTACATTCCTTCATTCTTTCGTTCATCTATATATAAAGAACGCAAGTCGAAATATTCTTTTAAATTTGTCgaaattttgaagaaaatgGCACTTCAATTCAGCAGCTTCACACCCAGAAGCATGCCTTCGTTTCTTGGCTCCCACTGCGGATCTCACAAAATTGTCATGGCTTCGACGCTTCATTCTCCCTCGCTGTAAGTTTTCTTGTTTTGTGGTGGATAGCATATGTTTGAGTTTATTCTGATTTCCTAGTATTCGCTGATTAAGTGTTTCATGTTCCTGCAAATGTAAACTGATGCATGCATGCATGACTTATTTCCATCCAGttaagtttttaaaattttttttttaatgaacatGCAACGAATATCGTATTCTTCAGTCATTTGatgtttttttttagaaaaataaaatctttGAAAGTTAAATAGCATtgggaaaaattaaatttatatgaaTTAAACAAGTTATCTGTCagtttttttttactaattttaaatttatggttatgtgataaattttttatataagagTGAAATGACCATTTACAATTTTAGAAGTTTTGttaaagataatttttttttagtatttttgaaaagttGTATAGATATATGTTAGCTATAGGTGATTTAGAAATttactaaaatatattttcattgaTTTGGACACTTAATTTTGTGATACTGCTTTTCCACCAAATATTATTTTGGTCTCATCTGCCTTCTGTATCATCCTACCTCCTTCTAACTACCTAGTTTCCTCCTAgatggaaaaaataaataatgggATAGATTCATGATAAAATCGCAATCATTCGACATGGTAATGTAACTCCCCAAGGACTGATTTGTTGAAATACTTCCAAAATCCTTGTAATCTTTGAAAGCCCGACAATCCTTAAAACTTGGCGAGTAGAAGAGTTTCACCTTCCAGAACTGAGCAACAGATGGGCAAGACATGGGTGCTAATTCTAAACAAGATCTTGGTCTGTTGCGAGCCATAAATTCGACGATTTTGCCATAGCATTTggtgaaaattaaataaaattaacacCATGTGTAGGCTTAAAAACCTATATGTTCCTCACCATATATATGAGGAATCTGTTtttatttcttgagttttctttgAGGTATATAGTGTGAGTGATTACCAAAGGCATATCATGTCACAACCATAAAATTTATATCCTAGCTTCGTCGTGTTTGGCGAATGCAGAGAAACCAGAAACGTCAAAAAGCCTTTCAGTCCACCACGGGAAGTACATGTTCAGGTTACCCATTCCATGCCATCAGAAAAGCGTGAAATCTTCAATTCTCTTAAAGATTGGGCTGAAAGTAACCTCTTGGTGCTACTAAAGCACGTTGAGAAGTCTTGGCAGCCTAGTGACTTTTTACCAGACCCTGCTTCAGAAGGGTTCGAAGACCAAGTCAAGGAACTGAggcaaagatcaaaagaaatcCCTGATGACTATTTTATCGTGTTGGTTGGTGATATGATTACAGAGGAAGCGCTTCCGACTTATCAGACCATGATTAACACCTTAGATGCAGTTCGAGATGAGACGGGTGCAAGCCCCACTCCTTGGGCTATTTGGACTAGAGCATGGACTGCTGAAGAGAATAGGCATGGGGACCTTCTCAACAAATATCTTTATCTTTCCGGACGCGTTGACATGAAGCAAATAGAAAAAACCACACAATACCTGATCGGTTCGGGCATGGTGAGATCTTACAAGTCAATGGCACTCGCAATGGGTtacttttgaaattttttatgtaGTCTTTAGTTAAAATATTTGTTTCCCTTCGTTCGGTTATTAATTGGCAGGATCCTCAAACGGAGAACAACCCGTATCTTGGATTCATCTACACTTCATTCCAAGAAAGAGCAACTTTCATTTCTCATGGTAACACCGCAAGGCTCGCCAAGAAACACGGGGACTGGAAACTGGCCCAGATATGTGGCACAATAGCTGCAGACGAGAAACGCCACGAGACTGCCTACACCAAAATCATCGAAAAGCTGTTTGAGGTCGACCCAGATGGCACAATACTGAGTCTTGCTGACATGATGAGGAAAAAAATCACCATGCCTGCTCACCTAATGTATGATGGCAATGACAACAATCTTTTTGAGCACTTCTCCTCTGTGGCACAAAGGCTTGAAGTTTACACAGCCAAGGACTATGCTGATATCTTGGAATTCTTGGTAGGAAGGTGGGCGGTGGAGAAGTTGACCGGTCTTTCCGGTGAGGGGCGTAAAGCTCAGGAGTTTGTTTGTGGTTTGCCTGCAAGGATTAGGAAGTTGGAAGAGAGGGCATCAGCTAGGGCAAAGCAGACGTCGTCTGTTCCCTTCAGTTGGGTTTTTGGTCGAGAAATCAAGGTTTGAAAAAGTTCTCGTTTTTCTTCTCTGTTTTCGAGATATGCATTTCTAGCTTCTTTATTGTAGTTCTTTTTAACTTTGTTTCGAATGAAGCCGAATCTCTGCTTACAATATATTGAACTCAAATTTTGAGTTAGGGTTGAATTCAGCGTCGATTGGAATCATAACTCTTTACTCAGAAAGAACTGGAACAGATGAATACATTCCAAACTTTATAATAATAACAAATCATTAAATAACCCTCGAGCAAATCAACAAAGAATTAAACAAATACAACAACAACCAGTAAATAAAATCCTCAGTTAGACCTTACAAGGCCATGGCAGAGTCTTCAAATCTTCATCATCCTGAACCTTTCCACTCCTCATCGCGTAACTATTATTCGACTCCACATGAGCATAATAATTCAAGCAGAAGGCCAGAGTTAGCACCACCCACTCCAGGCAGAATACCAGGATGCTTAACCCTCCCGCCAGCTTCAGTATCACCACACCGTCTTCTTCCCTCACGTACGAATTCAGCTTTCCCAGGAAATCCGCCGGTCGAGTGAAGATCAGCACGGACACCGACCCCTGGAAAATGGCTGTCAGAACGGTGGCCACCATGTGTGCGCCGTAGAACTTGGTGGCAGATCTTGAATCTCCCCTGGCTGCGGCGGCGCAGCCAGATATTGCACCGATGATGGTGATTATGTGGAGGAGGACAAGGAGGAAGCCGCAGAGGGATGGGATGAGCCGGAGTGAGAGAGTGAGGAATATGCAGCTGGAGGCGGCGCCAAGTAAAACGTAGTTGCAGAGAAGGAACACTTTATGTGTGTGATGGTGCTCTGAGGAGCTGCTGCTGCTGTCGATCGAAAATCccattatttatttttggaaGAATATAATATGATTGAATTGAGAGAAGATTTGAAGATAGATAGATTGAGAAACAGCGGTGATTAGTGTGGGTTTTATATAGGGGTTGCTGctgcttcttcttcttcttcttcaacggTCATTTTTCAAATATGACCGTTGCGgagaaaataagaaaacaatCATTGTGTACTAACTAGTTTGTCCATATTTTTACttgtaaaattatatatatattactataattttaataataattgtaatatttatttttatattataatgcAGGAGAGAAaatgttttgtatttttatgtGATTTGCATCAAATATTCTTAGtgattttttttctcaaaaagTGAAAATGTATAATTCCTATTTATTGGCACTCAAAATATAGAAGATATAGTTTAAAAAGACAACTTTAATTTGTAAAAACAAAAACCGATTAGTTGAATGGCTAATTTCTGGGAATTTTTCAGGTTTGGGcagtttttatttttagaattttGCAGGAATCTATTACTGGAAATTTTTAGtttctatttatttttgtgACAATTGATGACAGTAGACTCTAGCAGTCACCTGACTGCAGGAATATTGCCTTCCATATACTGAAAAGGGGTCACTTCTAATGCAAATTCGAAAAGTTGATGAATCCTCTCTTGGTCATACTAAAAGGGCAGTAGTATAGGCCAAGATTCCAGCCAAAATTTTCAGATGTCCAGAAATCTGCAGAGTACCAATGATCTGAAAAAGTTTGCGCAAATTTGGAAGTGAtataaggggggggggggggggggggggggggtggtggGGTTGATGTTCAAAGAATGGGTTGAT containing:
- the LOC140808020 gene encoding stearoyl-[acyl-carrier-protein] 9-desaturase, chloroplastic-like produces the protein MALQFSSFTPRSMPSFLGSHCGSHKIVMASTLHSPSLETRNVKKPFSPPREVHVQVTHSMPSEKREIFNSLKDWAESNLLVLLKHVEKSWQPSDFLPDPASEGFEDQVKELRQRSKEIPDDYFIVLVGDMITEEALPTYQTMINTLDAVRDETGASPTPWAIWTRAWTAEENRHGDLLNKYLYLSGRVDMKQIEKTTQYLIGSGMDPQTENNPYLGFIYTSFQERATFISHGNTARLAKKHGDWKLAQICGTIAADEKRHETAYTKIIEKLFEVDPDGTILSLADMMRKKITMPAHLMYDGNDNNLFEHFSSVAQRLEVYTAKDYADILEFLVGRWAVEKLTGLSGEGRKAQEFVCGLPARIRKLEERASARAKQTSSVPFSWVFGREIKV
- the LOC140808021 gene encoding uncharacterized protein, coding for MGFSIDSSSSSSEHHHTHKVFLLCNYVLLGAASSCIFLTLSLRLIPSLCGFLLVLLHIITIIGAISGCAAAARGDSRSATKFYGAHMVATVLTAIFQGSVSVLIFTRPADFLGKLNSYVREEDGVVILKLAGGLSILVFCLEWVVLTLAFCLNYYAHVESNNSYAMRSGKVQDDEDLKTLPWPCKV
- the LOC140807883 gene encoding uncharacterized protein, which encodes MGKSGTIDKFFKRKIPNQLDSPNSTAQSIASDDNLPPEVESQKFRKVENIGVDLNLLERDPGLRRQIWEYSPNEQEEIRRAYLNLKEKACDDLMNQPRHIQRFFDKVSSETVARNRLRLKVGIHVVRLLALQGVLFRGHDESSNSSNRGNFLEFLDIVALYNDELSCAIEKAPKNAKYTCHDIQKQILHMFSIRMKNIIREEIAGSKYCIVVDEARDESKREQLSIVLRFVDKDGCIQERFFGLVHVSDTTALTLKNAIYSSLAHYNLDVQNIRGQGYDGASNMRGEFNGLQALILKDCKSAYYVHCFAHRLQLALVGAAKNVTLIHQFFDKLTFIVNIVGVSYKRNDEMKEAHTDDIAHLISINELETGRGLNQLCTLQRAADTRWSSHFRSVSSLIKMFSASCTVLLKVMEDGLPSQRADATSVYDEMTSFDFVFILHLMREIMEITDVLSQTLQRKSQDILNAMELVSSTKKLLQELRDDKWDDLLEKVKSFCVARNIDVPDFSAQYVDRRGRARRHQGNFTIEHHYRVDLFYATIDSKMQEINVCFNEDAVELLMLSSALNPQNACDSLRYLDICKLVEKFYPQDFTNDEKERLEMQLKHYEHNVVIGLYYKSLSTLSELCQWLVKTKKADIYDLVFRVIVLVLTLPVSTATTERSFSAMNIVKTRLRSKMEDAFLSDALMIFIEREIAKNICIDTIIEDFENFKERRIPFS